From Pseudomonas sp. CCI4.2, one genomic window encodes:
- a CDS encoding WD40/YVTN/BNR-like repeat-containing protein, protein MTILILRPALALTLALSVGVPVLAQPVPDRLQRPSPMSASASHSPLTDIQTLGDRQVMVGDSGHILLLAADGSVTQAKVPVDLLLTAVYFVDDQRGWVVGHDGVILHSDDGGQNWKKQLDGNAINALLNVWTASEATRLQQAVATQPDDKTQTSALENALFAVDDAKASSAAGPSRPLLNLWFRDANQGWAVGAYGMMLSTIDGGQNWHYLPDLDNPDRLHLNAVLGLADGTLLVAGEGGRIYRSADNGLHWQAAMALGPASFYKLLALKNGEVLAMGFGGVLFASHDSGVSWQALSNPVKAGLYGGQQLTDGSLILAGQGGILLYSDDGEHFKVWRSKSKLPWLGIGQVSSTQVVLIGSAGLQNQSLIELKEHLQ, encoded by the coding sequence ATGACTATTTTGATTTTGCGCCCAGCGCTTGCGCTGACGTTGGCCTTAAGCGTAGGCGTGCCTGTTCTGGCGCAACCGGTCCCTGATCGTTTGCAACGGCCTTCACCGATGTCGGCGTCGGCCAGCCATTCGCCGCTCACCGATATTCAGACCTTGGGCGACCGACAGGTGATGGTCGGTGACAGTGGCCACATTTTGCTGCTCGCAGCCGATGGCAGCGTCACCCAAGCCAAGGTGCCGGTGGATTTACTGCTGACGGCGGTATATTTCGTCGATGACCAGCGAGGCTGGGTGGTGGGTCATGACGGTGTGATCTTGCACAGCGATGACGGGGGTCAAAACTGGAAAAAGCAGCTGGATGGCAACGCCATCAATGCTCTGCTCAACGTTTGGACCGCAAGCGAGGCCACACGTCTGCAGCAGGCGGTTGCCACGCAACCTGACGATAAAACACAAACAAGCGCGTTGGAAAACGCACTGTTTGCCGTCGACGATGCCAAGGCCAGCAGTGCTGCCGGGCCGTCGCGACCTTTACTCAATTTGTGGTTTCGCGATGCCAATCAGGGGTGGGCGGTGGGCGCCTACGGGATGATGTTATCGACAATCGACGGCGGGCAGAATTGGCACTACTTGCCCGACCTGGATAACCCAGACCGACTGCACCTGAACGCTGTTCTGGGCCTGGCGGATGGAACGTTGCTAGTGGCGGGTGAGGGCGGACGAATCTATCGCTCGGCGGATAACGGATTGCATTGGCAGGCTGCCATGGCTCTTGGCCCTGCGTCTTTTTACAAACTGCTGGCCTTGAAAAACGGTGAAGTTCTGGCGATGGGATTTGGCGGTGTGCTATTTGCTAGCCATGACAGCGGTGTCAGTTGGCAGGCATTAAGCAACCCGGTGAAAGCGGGCCTCTATGGGGGCCAGCAATTAACCGACGGCAGCCTGATATTGGCCGGACAGGGTGGGATATTGCTGTACAGCGACGACGGCGAACATTTCAAAGTCTGGCGTTCGAAAAGCAAGTTGCCTTGGCTGGGTATTGGTCAGGTTTCTTCGACTCAAGTGGTGTTGATTGGCAGCGCCGGTCTGCAAAACCAGTCGTTGATCGAGCTCAAGGAGCACCTGCAATGA
- a CDS encoding efflux RND transporter permease subunit, translating to MNAARQIQTPPNLTNRLVAGFERYLFGHRILVLALFLLVSLLLGYAALSLRPDASFSRMIPVHHPFVFNYLKFEDVLRPQSNVLRVVVENPNGDIFNKAFLDTLREVNDAIFFIPGVDRGNLKSLWTPNALWAEVTTEGIRSGRVIPDNYDGGPQALAQVRQNILRANMLGSFVANDFRSVVIRVPLLENDPQSGKPLDYGVLAHDLEKQVRAHFDARGVHIRVIGFAQIISDLLAAAADIALFFAITVGLITLLLYGYCRCWRSTAVTVLTCLLTVVCQLGLLSVLGLGLDPYSILVPFLIFAIGISHAVQNINLMMSEIGQGASPLQASRRTFRALFLPGSTALLADAVGFITLMVIDIGVIQQLAITASIGVFVALFTKMFLLPVLMSYVGVSPGGLRKQQQRLNYKWPVFTRLARVCEPRFAWPLIVASLLLLGYGYHARQDLKIGDLDKGAPEFRPEARYNQDNAYLLNHYTTSTDVYVVIFKTPQEQCARFAAADLASRFERTMREVPGVESVQSLYNAMRFKIMASNEGNPKWAELSRDPYVMNTARAGVATEFINSDCSVAPISLYLADHKAQTLTAVANAVQTFANANNTGGLQLLQAAGNAGIEAATNIVIGHSEKLMLILVFLIISAVVWWEFRSLKVAFALMAPLYLSTVLCEAVMAKMGLGVKIATLPVIALGVGIGVDYGIYLYSRIEGFLRQGLTLQESFLESLKTTGTSIVFTALTLAVGVATWSFSSLKFQADMGVLLVLLFIWNMIGTLVLTPALASVLIFAKRR from the coding sequence ATGAATGCTGCACGACAGATTCAGACGCCCCCCAACTTAACTAACCGTCTGGTCGCAGGCTTTGAACGGTATCTGTTCGGGCATCGCATCCTAGTGTTGGCGTTGTTCCTGCTGGTTTCCCTCTTGCTCGGATACGCCGCATTGTCCCTGCGCCCGGACGCTAGCTTCAGCCGGATGATCCCTGTTCACCATCCTTTTGTCTTCAACTACCTGAAGTTCGAAGATGTGCTGCGCCCACAGAGCAATGTTTTGCGCGTGGTAGTGGAAAATCCGAATGGCGATATCTTCAACAAAGCGTTTCTAGACACCCTGCGCGAAGTTAATGACGCGATTTTCTTTATTCCCGGTGTTGATCGAGGCAATCTCAAATCGCTGTGGACACCAAATGCGCTGTGGGCCGAAGTCACCACCGAGGGTATCCGCTCCGGGCGTGTCATCCCAGATAACTACGACGGCGGGCCGCAAGCCTTGGCACAGGTGCGACAGAACATTTTGCGGGCCAACATGCTAGGTAGTTTCGTTGCCAATGACTTCAGGTCGGTGGTGATCCGGGTTCCATTGTTAGAGAACGACCCCCAAAGCGGTAAGCCTTTGGACTACGGCGTATTGGCGCATGACTTAGAAAAACAAGTGCGGGCGCACTTCGACGCCCGAGGCGTACACATTCGCGTGATCGGTTTTGCACAGATCATTAGTGATTTGTTGGCGGCGGCGGCTGACATTGCGCTTTTCTTCGCCATCACCGTGGGCCTGATCACGCTGCTGTTGTATGGCTACTGCCGCTGCTGGCGCAGTACCGCCGTCACCGTGTTGACCTGCCTGTTGACGGTGGTATGCCAACTCGGTCTGCTGAGTGTTCTGGGTTTGGGGCTCGACCCGTATTCGATTCTTGTGCCGTTCCTTATCTTTGCCATTGGCATTAGCCACGCGGTGCAGAACATCAACCTGATGATGAGCGAAATAGGGCAGGGTGCCTCGCCACTTCAGGCTTCTAGACGCACCTTTAGAGCGCTGTTTCTGCCTGGATCAACGGCGTTACTGGCGGACGCTGTGGGTTTCATTACGTTGATGGTGATCGACATTGGTGTGATCCAGCAACTGGCAATAACAGCTAGCATCGGCGTATTTGTAGCGCTGTTTACAAAAATGTTTCTGCTGCCTGTGTTGATGTCCTACGTCGGTGTGAGCCCCGGAGGGCTGCGTAAACAACAACAGCGTTTGAATTATAAATGGCCCGTTTTTACCCGTTTGGCTAGGGTCTGCGAACCGCGCTTCGCCTGGCCGCTGATCGTTGCGAGCCTGCTATTACTGGGCTACGGGTATCACGCTCGTCAGGACTTGAAGATCGGCGATCTGGACAAGGGTGCGCCTGAGTTTCGTCCAGAAGCGCGTTACAACCAGGACAACGCTTACTTGCTCAATCACTACACCACGAGCACCGACGTTTACGTAGTGATCTTCAAGACGCCGCAAGAGCAGTGTGCTCGCTTCGCTGCGGCAGACCTGGCGAGCCGATTCGAGCGCACGATGCGCGAAGTGCCTGGGGTGGAGTCAGTGCAATCGCTTTACAATGCGATGCGTTTTAAGATCATGGCAAGTAACGAAGGCAACCCGAAATGGGCCGAATTATCCCGCGACCCTTACGTGATGAATACCGCCCGCGCCGGCGTCGCCACAGAGTTTATCAACAGCGATTGCAGCGTAGCGCCGATCAGTCTGTACCTCGCCGACCATAAGGCCCAAACCCTCACCGCAGTGGCCAATGCGGTACAGACGTTTGCCAACGCCAATAATACTGGCGGTCTACAGCTGCTTCAGGCCGCTGGCAACGCCGGCATAGAAGCGGCCACCAATATCGTCATCGGGCATTCTGAAAAGCTGATGCTGATTTTGGTGTTCTTGATAATCAGCGCGGTGGTGTGGTGGGAATTTCGCTCCCTTAAGGTTGCTTTCGCCCTGATGGCACCGCTGTACCTGTCCACCGTGCTTTGCGAAGCTGTGATGGCCAAAATGGGTCTCGGCGTAAAAATCGCCACCTTGCCGGTGATTGCCTTGGGCGTGGGGATTGGCGTGGACTATGGCATTTACCTTTACAGCCGAATTGAAGGTTTCCTGCGTCAAGGGCTGACGCTGCAAGAGTCATTTCTGGAGTCGCTGAAAACCACCGGTACCTCGATCGTCTTTACTGCCCTGACCTTGGCGGTCGGCGTTGCCACCTGGTCGTTTTCATCTCTTAAATTCCAAGCGGACATGGGCGTGTTGTTGGTGCTGCTGTTTATCTGGAACATGATCGGAACCCTAGTCTTGACCCCAGCGCTGGCATCGGTGCTGATCTTCGCCAAGAGGAGATGA
- a CDS encoding DUF1329 domain-containing protein produces MKTRKLLCVTVMGSMLGLASSVALAKADAADVARLGQDLTPFGSEKAGNASGTIPAWTGGLTQAPAGFIPGKGYVDPYASDKPVYTITAANMAQYADQLTPGYKAMLQKFASYKMIVYPTHRPVGLPATEYEQIKKEAGTVALADNGAGMLNYDKTSVPFPVPKTAQELLYNHSLRYRSGGYHYFPTEMVVKPGGNFTVIHRDVTLAMASALGNPEPNRLYYYLSKVTGPDSVAGQQSLVHEPIDQVKEPRLAWQYNPGQRRVLRAPELAYDTVDGLSDGLRTLDMYDMFSGAPDRYDWQLLGKKEMIVPYDTYKLADRSLQYSDIVKPDHLNQDLIRYETHRVWVVQATLKPGARHIYAKRIFYIDEDSWAILAADLFDGRGELWRMQEAHGLQRYDVLSSIAISDVAYDLQARSYVVNGLENQEKQSSFGVHFTLQDFSPAALRRAGN; encoded by the coding sequence ATGAAAACAAGAAAACTGCTTTGTGTGACCGTCATGGGCAGCATGCTTGGTCTTGCCAGTAGCGTCGCGCTGGCCAAGGCCGACGCAGCCGATGTGGCGCGTCTGGGCCAGGATTTGACGCCATTTGGCTCGGAAAAGGCTGGTAACGCTAGCGGCACCATCCCTGCCTGGACAGGTGGGTTGACCCAGGCGCCAGCCGGATTCATTCCGGGTAAAGGCTACGTCGATCCGTATGCTAGCGACAAACCGGTGTACACCATTACCGCTGCCAATATGGCGCAGTACGCGGATCAATTGACGCCAGGCTACAAGGCCATGCTGCAGAAATTTGCTAGCTACAAGATGATCGTCTATCCGACGCATCGGCCGGTTGGGTTGCCTGCGACCGAGTACGAACAGATCAAGAAAGAAGCGGGGACCGTTGCCCTGGCTGACAATGGCGCCGGGATGCTCAATTACGATAAAACAAGCGTACCGTTTCCGGTTCCGAAGACTGCTCAGGAATTGCTTTACAATCATTCTCTGCGCTACCGCTCGGGTGGCTACCATTATTTCCCTACCGAAATGGTGGTCAAGCCTGGCGGCAACTTCACGGTAATTCATCGTGATGTGACGTTGGCGATGGCCTCTGCATTGGGCAACCCTGAACCGAACCGTCTCTACTATTACTTGAGTAAGGTGACCGGGCCGGACAGCGTTGCAGGCCAGCAAAGCTTGGTGCATGAGCCGATCGATCAGGTCAAGGAACCTCGGCTTGCCTGGCAGTACAACCCAGGTCAGCGTCGAGTGCTGAGAGCTCCTGAATTGGCCTATGACACTGTCGATGGTTTGTCTGACGGTTTGCGCACCCTGGATATGTACGACATGTTCAGCGGCGCGCCGGATCGTTACGACTGGCAACTGCTCGGCAAGAAAGAAATGATTGTGCCGTATGACACTTATAAACTGGCCGACCGCTCATTGCAGTACAGCGATATCGTCAAGCCTGATCACCTGAATCAAGACTTGATCCGCTACGAAACACATCGTGTGTGGGTGGTGCAGGCGACTTTGAAACCGGGTGCAAGGCACATTTACGCCAAGCGCATTTTTTACATCGACGAAGACAGCTGGGCAATTCTCGCCGCAGACCTTTTCGACGGTCGTGGCGAGCTGTGGCGTATGCAGGAAGCCCACGGGCTGCAACGCTACGACGTGTTGTCGAGCATTGCGATCAGCGACGTTGCCTACGACCTGCAAGCGCGTAGCTATGTGGTCAACGGCCTGGAGAATCAGGAAAAACAGTCCAGTTTCGGCGTCCATTTCACCCTTCAAGACTTCAGTCCCGCGGCCTTGCGCCGAGCAGGTAACTGA
- a CDS encoding acyclic terpene utilization AtuA family protein codes for MEIRVLAPTGVIGAGFKVSSLERGLALAPHVIACDAGSTDSGPSALGSGRAKLSRDACKRDLRLLLLGRDKLDVPLIIGSCGTSGRDSGVDWMAEIALEIADEEGLRFKLGLIYADQSSAYLRMRLEEDRIKPLMPAPHFDAAVIDSSHIVGMMGTEPLSEALDQGAQVILAGRASDSALYAVVPERMGADRGLTWHAAKTIECGAACCVTPAADGLIAYIRDDHFEIEPLDLDAKVTPLSVAAHTLYENANPYLLTEPSGVVDTEGAIYTALTDRTVKVSGSAFHPADVYTVKLEGAQPNGFQTVVIGGIRDPNVFMALDTLLPKAQEYFNARIADLFGGRLQPNEYDINFRLYGMGVVMGPLEVEKHPKPSEIGVLITVTAPSQEYASKIASFVAHVSAHLPVPGYEGLISTIAYPFSPPEMERGQIYRFSVNHVLLPDDPLEMFRIKLLEV; via the coding sequence ATGGAAATACGCGTTTTGGCACCGACCGGCGTGATTGGCGCCGGATTTAAGGTAAGTTCACTGGAACGTGGTCTTGCCCTCGCTCCCCACGTTATCGCTTGCGATGCTGGCTCTACCGATTCGGGGCCTTCAGCGCTGGGCAGTGGCCGCGCTAAGCTGTCACGCGATGCCTGCAAGCGTGACTTACGTCTGTTGCTGTTGGGTCGCGACAAACTCGACGTGCCGTTGATTATTGGTTCCTGCGGTACCAGCGGGCGTGATAGCGGCGTCGATTGGATGGCCGAGATCGCGTTGGAAATCGCCGATGAGGAAGGTCTGCGCTTTAAACTCGGTTTGATCTACGCCGACCAGTCATCCGCTTATCTGCGCATGCGCCTTGAAGAAGACCGAATTAAGCCGCTGATGCCAGCTCCGCATTTCGACGCTGCCGTGATCGATAGCAGCCATATCGTCGGGATGATGGGCACCGAACCTTTGAGCGAAGCACTTGATCAAGGCGCGCAAGTCATTCTCGCCGGTCGCGCAAGCGATTCAGCGCTATACGCTGTCGTTCCAGAACGTATGGGTGCCGACCGAGGCCTAACGTGGCATGCGGCCAAAACGATCGAGTGCGGAGCCGCTTGTTGTGTAACCCCAGCGGCCGACGGCTTGATCGCATACATCCGCGACGATCATTTCGAGATCGAACCACTGGACTTGGACGCCAAGGTCACCCCGCTATCGGTAGCAGCACATACGCTCTATGAGAATGCCAACCCGTATTTGCTTACTGAGCCGTCTGGCGTTGTCGACACCGAAGGCGCGATATACACCGCGCTGACTGACCGCACGGTAAAAGTCAGCGGATCGGCTTTTCATCCAGCCGACGTATACACCGTGAAGCTTGAAGGCGCACAGCCGAACGGTTTCCAAACTGTGGTAATCGGCGGTATTCGAGATCCGAACGTGTTCATGGCCCTCGATACGTTGTTGCCCAAGGCTCAGGAGTATTTCAACGCCCGGATTGCCGATCTGTTCGGCGGTCGCCTTCAGCCGAACGAATATGACATCAATTTCCGCCTGTACGGCATGGGCGTTGTCATGGGCCCGCTGGAAGTCGAGAAGCACCCTAAGCCGTCAGAAATCGGGGTGTTGATCACCGTCACGGCGCCGTCGCAGGAGTACGCCAGCAAGATCGCCAGTTTCGTAGCGCACGTCAGCGCCCACCTGCCAGTGCCCGGTTACGAAGGCCTGATCAGTACCATCGCCTACCCGTTCTCGCCGCCTGAAATGGAGCGCGGGCAGATCTATCGCTTCAGCGTCAACCACGTGCTGCTGCCCGACGACCCGTTGGAAATGTTCCGCATCAAGCTACTTGAGGTCTGA
- a CDS encoding DUF4387 domain-containing protein: protein MTTISELCSLVRSKNAGPFVLTFDLMFTNEDNYARVRRTQPLTRSILAQLYKQKEEDIVLVYHDAARAIKASFPRPVYQGELADSDCYGGQQYVPLLSIQVPE, encoded by the coding sequence ATGACAACCATTTCTGAACTGTGCAGCCTGGTGCGTTCGAAAAACGCCGGCCCCTTCGTCCTGACCTTTGACCTGATGTTCACCAATGAGGACAACTACGCCCGGGTGCGCCGCACCCAGCCGCTCACCCGAAGCATTTTGGCGCAGCTATATAAGCAAAAGGAAGAGGACATCGTGCTGGTCTATCACGACGCGGCGCGCGCCATCAAAGCCTCGTTCCCGCGCCCGGTGTATCAGGGCGAATTGGCCGACAGCGATTGCTATGGCGGCCAGCAGTACGTGCCGCTGCTGTCGATCCAGGTTCCGGAGTAA
- a CDS encoding DUF1302 domain-containing protein — MTTRTHLSFRRTPWLSIATLTLTPLACAISLSARATDFDFGEITGRYNGNITAGALWSTQSPTNSTINQGSANSIGYGHAGQFNNGGGRTSDDSRLNFHKPGELVSSPITLLAETELKWKNYGLFLRGKAWYDYTLENKEVDYGSSANGYQQNQTLNDAHYDKLAKFQGVELLDAYVYGNYDIEGHPLNVRAGKQVVSWGEGLFFQNGINAINPLDVAALRRPGAQLKEGLLPVPMLYGNFGITDSLSVESFYQLAWRKTVLEGCGTFFSTNDYIPDGCYGVPRAGSNDQASFANGQIIQRAPDKDPRNMGQFGFALRYFADEIGTEFGAYAMNIHSRTPYSNSVIGARSIASGPYPGWVSPTTSPALAAGNGEYDVSYPEDIRIFGVSFSTTVLSTSVFGELSYRPNQPVQLASADLIAAFAALPPGTGKALGIPLASEAYQVYAPGTVVDGYERLKVTQLSLGAVKTFQHVLGADTLSLVGEMGMKYMNNLPSLSDARFGRTDQYGSDLASGSVAGCAIGTASNPKYAKLACSKDGYTTKFSSGYRLKAQLTYNSLLAGINVSPYMAFGQDIKGWSYDGNFVQDRLLGSVGVKADYLQKYSADLSWSGSGNTPWATTDKDFVAFSVSMGF, encoded by the coding sequence ATGACAACACGTACGCATCTGTCGTTTCGTCGTACCCCTTGGCTGAGCATAGCAACGTTGACTTTGACACCGTTGGCTTGTGCGATCTCATTGAGTGCTCGCGCCACCGACTTCGACTTCGGTGAAATCACTGGCCGCTACAATGGCAATATTACCGCTGGGGCGCTCTGGAGCACTCAAAGCCCGACCAACTCAACGATCAATCAAGGCAGTGCTAATAGCATCGGTTATGGCCACGCCGGTCAGTTCAATAACGGTGGAGGGCGTACCTCAGATGACAGCCGCTTGAACTTTCACAAGCCCGGTGAGTTGGTGTCCTCACCCATCACGCTGTTGGCCGAAACCGAACTAAAGTGGAAAAACTACGGCCTATTCCTTCGTGGCAAGGCTTGGTACGACTACACGTTGGAAAACAAGGAGGTCGATTACGGTAGTTCGGCCAACGGCTATCAGCAAAATCAAACCCTGAACGACGCCCACTATGACAAGCTGGCCAAGTTCCAGGGAGTCGAATTGCTGGATGCCTATGTCTACGGTAATTACGATATCGAAGGACATCCGTTAAACGTGCGCGCCGGTAAACAAGTGGTTAGTTGGGGGGAAGGGTTGTTTTTTCAGAACGGTATTAACGCTATCAACCCACTTGACGTAGCGGCCTTGCGTCGTCCCGGCGCACAACTTAAAGAAGGGTTGCTGCCGGTCCCGATGCTTTATGGCAATTTCGGAATCACCGACAGCCTGAGTGTTGAGTCGTTTTACCAACTCGCATGGCGCAAAACGGTTCTGGAAGGTTGTGGGACTTTCTTTTCAACCAACGATTACATTCCAGACGGCTGCTACGGCGTGCCCCGGGCAGGCAGCAACGATCAAGCTTCCTTTGCCAATGGTCAGATTATCCAGCGTGCACCGGATAAAGATCCGAGAAACATGGGCCAGTTTGGCTTCGCCTTGCGGTATTTTGCCGACGAAATTGGAACCGAGTTTGGCGCTTATGCGATGAACATTCACTCGCGCACCCCATATTCGAATTCGGTCATTGGTGCACGCTCGATTGCGTCAGGACCTTATCCAGGTTGGGTCAGCCCGACGACTAGCCCTGCACTGGCAGCGGGCAACGGTGAATACGACGTCAGTTATCCAGAGGACATCCGCATCTTTGGCGTAAGTTTCTCAACGACCGTCTTGAGTACGTCAGTGTTTGGGGAGTTAAGCTATCGCCCTAATCAGCCGGTACAACTGGCCAGTGCCGACCTCATTGCTGCCTTTGCAGCACTGCCTCCCGGTACGGGTAAAGCGTTAGGTATTCCGTTGGCGAGCGAGGCGTATCAAGTCTACGCACCCGGCACCGTAGTCGACGGATACGAGCGGCTGAAAGTGACGCAACTGTCATTGGGCGCTGTCAAGACGTTCCAGCATGTGTTGGGTGCAGACACGCTGAGCCTGGTCGGCGAGATGGGTATGAAGTACATGAACAACTTGCCAAGTTTGAGTGACGCCCGCTTTGGTCGTACAGACCAGTACGGCTCCGATTTGGCCAGCGGGAGCGTTGCCGGTTGTGCCATCGGCACTGCGTCCAATCCAAAATATGCCAAGCTCGCCTGCTCAAAGGACGGCTACACCACCAAGTTTTCTTCTGGTTATCGTCTGAAGGCGCAACTGACCTATAACTCGCTGTTAGCAGGGATCAACGTTTCTCCTTACATGGCGTTTGGTCAGGACATCAAAGGTTGGTCCTACGACGGCAACTTCGTCCAAGACCGTTTGCTCGGTTCAGTTGGGGTCAAAGCTGATTACTTGCAGAAATACTCTGCCGACTTGTCCTGGTCGGGTAGCGGCAACACACCGTGGGCAACAACGGATAAAGACTTTGTCGCGTTCAGCGTCAGCATGGGTTTCTAA
- a CDS encoding methyl-accepting chemotaxis protein → MSATAQEVARNAAAAVSSAHSVNDETVTGRELVESQLGSIQQLATEIETSVQVINQLATDSTAIGQVLEVIKKIAGQTNLLALNAAIEAARAGEQGRGFAVVADEVRNLAKRTQQSTEEIEHMIVRLQGGVGAAVAAMGTSHRMASGTLGQSDKVQQALKNILGAVGTIVEQNQQIAAAVEQQTAVARDIDQNIVAINHAGERTAEGAHQAEQASRELAAQVGELKSLIGAFRV, encoded by the coding sequence ATGTCTGCCACCGCGCAGGAAGTTGCCCGAAACGCTGCGGCGGCAGTGAGCAGCGCGCACAGCGTGAACGACGAGACGGTAACTGGACGCGAGCTGGTCGAGTCCCAGCTTGGCAGCATCCAGCAACTGGCTACCGAAATAGAAACCTCAGTGCAAGTGATCAACCAACTGGCAACCGACAGCACGGCCATCGGCCAGGTACTTGAGGTGATCAAAAAAATCGCTGGCCAGACCAACCTGCTGGCCCTGAACGCTGCTATCGAAGCGGCGAGGGCAGGTGAGCAGGGCCGCGGTTTTGCGGTGGTCGCTGACGAAGTACGTAACCTCGCCAAACGCACTCAGCAATCCACCGAAGAAATCGAGCACATGATCGTCCGCTTGCAGGGTGGCGTCGGAGCTGCGGTTGCCGCCATGGGTACAAGTCATCGTATGGCCAGCGGCACGTTGGGGCAATCGGACAAGGTGCAGCAGGCGTTGAAAAATATCCTTGGCGCGGTTGGTACCATAGTCGAGCAAAACCAGCAGATCGCCGCCGCAGTCGAACAGCAAACTGCGGTGGCCCGTGATATCGATCAGAACATCGTGGCTATCAACCATGCGGGTGAGCGCACTGCCGAGGGTGCTCACCAGGCAGAGCAGGCAAGCCGTGAACTTGCTGCCCAGGTGGGTGAGCTAAAGTCGCTGATTGGAGCGTTTCGGGTCTAG
- a CDS encoding citrate synthase, protein MESPEDGLYLSADEAAAILSVSLPTLYAYVSRKNIRSLKVDGSRSRRYWAADIQRLAKPRSDVVALSNEPQRIASSSTITLLTDKGLYYRGLDVAELAASASVEQVAELMWQAPGVFTDVLPKRPKAATQLLKAFADLHPVEKAIALFPLIERENPKAYDLSPEGYARTGVGVVRWMAALMVGADGPSAQPLPAFIVGALGVDPAFEDLVRQVLILSIDHELDPSTYTVRAAANTGVTPYYAAVTGLASSRGRRLAYSRGETVVRLLEEICTAQNPQTPVLKRYREGEAIPGFGSNMHGVVDPRAQSLLVTLQQLFSADVEFQRLLKAAQVAHELIQQPPDFILLLCFVGRKLKLEGQELALPGVGRVIGWLAHASEQYHHQPLIRPRAKYTGPLPD, encoded by the coding sequence ATGGAAAGTCCTGAAGACGGTTTGTACCTGTCAGCTGATGAGGCGGCTGCAATCCTGAGCGTCAGCCTGCCCACGCTTTACGCGTACGTCAGTCGTAAAAACATTCGTTCATTGAAGGTGGATGGTTCGCGCAGCCGCCGGTATTGGGCAGCGGACATCCAACGTCTGGCCAAGCCGAGAAGCGATGTGGTAGCTCTGTCAAATGAGCCACAACGCATTGCATCGTCCAGTACGATCACCTTGCTTACCGACAAGGGCCTTTATTACCGGGGCCTTGATGTGGCGGAGTTGGCCGCCAGCGCCAGCGTTGAGCAGGTCGCGGAGTTAATGTGGCAGGCACCAGGCGTATTCACGGACGTACTGCCAAAGCGGCCGAAAGCGGCTACACAGCTGCTAAAGGCATTCGCAGACCTGCACCCCGTGGAGAAGGCTATTGCGTTGTTTCCGCTGATAGAACGCGAAAACCCGAAGGCCTATGATTTGTCCCCAGAAGGCTATGCGCGCACAGGCGTAGGCGTGGTGCGTTGGATGGCGGCGTTGATGGTGGGGGCTGACGGTCCGAGTGCTCAACCGTTACCGGCATTTATCGTAGGGGCACTGGGCGTTGATCCGGCATTTGAGGATCTGGTGCGTCAAGTATTGATCTTGTCCATTGATCACGAACTCGATCCATCGACTTACACCGTTCGCGCGGCCGCCAATACAGGCGTAACCCCGTACTACGCGGCCGTCACCGGTCTGGCCTCATCTCGCGGACGGCGACTAGCCTACAGTCGGGGCGAAACAGTGGTCCGTCTGTTAGAAGAAATTTGCACTGCGCAGAATCCACAAACACCGGTCTTAAAGCGCTACCGCGAAGGCGAAGCGATTCCGGGTTTTGGTTCGAATATGCATGGCGTGGTGGACCCCCGGGCGCAAAGCCTGTTGGTGACTTTGCAACAGCTGTTCAGTGCTGATGTCGAATTCCAGCGCTTACTTAAGGCGGCACAAGTGGCCCATGAATTGATTCAACAACCCCCTGATTTCATCCTTTTGCTGTGCTTTGTCGGGCGAAAACTGAAGCTCGAAGGTCAAGAGCTGGCGCTGCCAGGTGTAGGCCGGGTAATCGGTTGGCTGGCCCATGCGAGCGAGCAGTATCACCATCAACCTCTCATCCGTCCGCGAGCCAAATACACCGGCCCGTTGCCGGACTGA